The nucleotide window GGGATTGGCCTCTCGCCGATCGCGACGACCAAGTACAGCTACACGGACGGGTACGCCGGCGATCTCACAGAGGTCACCGATCCGGCCGGACACGTCACCGACTACACCTACGACGGCCAGGGCGACCTCGCCACCGTCACAACCCATCCCACCAGCGGCCTCAACGACACCACGGCCTTCGTCTACGACCGGCTCGGCCGGAAGACTTGCGAGACCTCACCAGATGCCACCGCCGCCAGCGTCCAATGCCCCCTGCCCGGCGACCCACGGGTCGCTGACACGTCTACCTGGACGTACAACGCCGACGGCGACGTCACCTCTGTCACGGATCCGCGCGGGAAGGAGACCGACTACGGCTACGACGGCGACGGTAACCAGACACTTGTCACCGATCCGATCGGCAACGTCACCAAGACCAACTACGACGCCGACTCACGCAAATCAACGGTGATCGCCGGCTACGGCACCGCTTACGCAGCCACCACCTCCTATCACTACGACATCCAGCCAGGTACTGGCGCCTGCTCGAGCTCGGTCACGGGAGCCACCTACTGCACGACGAGCATCGACCCCGGCGGCCAGACGACCGTCGACTACTTCAACTCGCGCAACGAACAAATCCAGGAGAGCCAGCCCACCAGTGGCACGACGACTTCCACCTACGACCCGGCAGGCAACCTCAGCACCCTGACCACCAATGGCGGTAAAGCCACCTATGGATACGACGCGGCCAACGAGCTGACCGCGATCACCTACTCCAACCCCGCCACGGGCTATGCAGCAGCGTCAAACGTCAGCTACGCCTACGACGCCGACGGCATGCGCACCTCAATGAGCGACGGCAGCGGCACCACGAGCTACAGCTACGACTCGCTCGAGCGGCTCTCCTCAACGACAAACGGCGCTGGCGCCACCATCGGCTACGGCTACGACCTCGACAACGAGATCACCAGCATCACCTATCCCGGCAGAAGCCAGACGGTCAATCAGACCTGGGACGGAGCCGGACGCGAATCCATAGTGACCGACTGGCTCGGCCATAGCACCAACTTCAGCTACGACGCCGACGGCAACCTGACCGGCCAGAGCAACCCGAACTCGACCACGATCAGCTCGACCTACGACACCGCCGACAATCTCCTCACCACCCAAGACGCGCCGACAGCGAACCCTTCAAGCGCGCTGGCGAGCGCCACCTACACCTACAACCCCGATTCCCAGGTGCAAACCGAGACGGACACCGGTACTCCCGGACCGAGCTCGCAAAGCTACAACTACGACCCGCTTGACCGCCTTAGCACCTCCAGCACGGGCAGCTACGGCTACGACGCCTCCGGCGATCCCACACAGCTCGCCCAGGCAGCCCAGACCTTCAACGCCCAGCACCAGGTCACCAGCCAGGTCTCGACCATCAGCGGCGTCGGCACTACCTCGGCCGGCGACAACGGCACCGGCTCCACCCTGACGCTCACCCTCCCCTCCGGCGTCCAAGCAAACGACCAGATCCTGCTCGCCGTAACTCTGCCCGGCAACCAGACCATCAAGTCGACCCCCAGCGGCTACACCCAAGTCGGCTCCTACAGCTCAGGAGCAGGGGCATCGAACACCCAGCTCGTCCTCTACCGCCGCACCGCCCAGACAGGCGATACAGCCGCCACCGTCACCTTCTCCAAGACCTTCGCCAAGGCCGCAAACCTCATCGTCTACCGCGGCGTAAACCCGGTCACGCCGATCGATGCCAGCTCGAACGGGACCACCGCCTCCGGCACCTCGGTGGTCGCGCCATCGGTTACCGCTACCAAGGGGACAGACGAGTTGGTGGTCGCGCTGGCGGCCAACTCTTCCGCTGCCGGGACCTGGACCGCCCCATCGCAAATGACAACGCAACGAAGCCAGGCAGGCGGCCCCACGATCGCAAGCGCGGTCGCCGACCAGGCACTCACAAGCAGCGGCTCCACCGGCTCCCGCACCGCCACCTTCTCCACGACCGGCTCGCTCGTCGCCGCCATGGTCGCCCTCCAACCCGCCCAGACCAGCTACGGCTACGACAGCCTCGGAGACCGCACCTCCATCACCAGCCCAGGCGGCACAACCGCCCTCAGCTACGACCAGCTCGGCCGCGTCACCACATACGGGTCGACCAATTACGC belongs to Mycobacteriales bacterium and includes:
- a CDS encoding RHS repeat-associated core domain-containing protein; its protein translation is GIGLSPIATTKYSYTDGYAGDLTEVTDPAGHVTDYTYDGQGDLATVTTHPTSGLNDTTAFVYDRLGRKTCETSPDATAASVQCPLPGDPRVADTSTWTYNADGDVTSVTDPRGKETDYGYDGDGNQTLVTDPIGNVTKTNYDADSRKSTVIAGYGTAYAATTSYHYDIQPGTGACSSSVTGATYCTTSIDPGGQTTVDYFNSRNEQIQESQPTSGTTTSTYDPAGNLSTLTTNGGKATYGYDAANELTAITYSNPATGYAAASNVSYAYDADGMRTSMSDGSGTTSYSYDSLERLSSTTNGAGATIGYGYDLDNEITSITYPGRSQTVNQTWDGAGRESIVTDWLGHSTNFSYDADGNLTGQSNPNSTTISSTYDTADNLLTTQDAPTANPSSALASATYTYNPDSQVQTETDTGTPGPSSQSYNYDPLDRLSTSSTGSYGYDASGDPTQLAQAAQTFNAQHQVTSQVSTISGVGTTSAGDNGTGSTLTLTLPSGVQANDQILLAVTLPGNQTIKSTPSGYTQVGSYSSGAGASNTQLVLYRRTAQTGDTAATVTFSKTFAKAANLIVYRGVNPVTPIDASSNGTTASGTSVVAPSVTATKGTDELVVALAANSSAAGTWTAPSQMTTQRSQAGGPTIASAVADQALTSSGSTGSRTATFSTTGSLVAAMVALQPAQTSYGYDSLGDRTSITSPGGTTALSYDQLGRVTTYGSTNYAYNGDGVRVSKATGHTTEALTWSPSGLGGTPQLLADGSTDYINGPDGHPLEQINGSTVLYYLHDELGSTRALTNASGTLAGTYTYTPYGTLSASTGTAANPLGFAGSYTDTESGLLYLQHRYYDPATGQFSSVDPAVDQTQAAYAYVDGDPVDYVDPYGLGIGIDIGVGAAIGGLVGGVVGGGTYLYGAATGQHAFSWSGLGAATVSGAVGGLVTGACVGATWVEWSACGALGGAAATAVSNLIHGTPVTCNLVAGTVAGGVGGALGGYLFPLRGFRPYKYANIYKPGLNSLRLYGQAYTSAVIGSSAGASP